In Cryptococcus neoformans var. neoformans B-3501A chromosome 11, whole genome shotgun sequence, the genomic window TAATGACCCAATACGTCGGAGTGGTGATGATCATCCTCGTCCGCAAGAGTTTGAGACCCCACATATCGAGGGTGGAGAGTAGTGAGCGGGGGATAGGGCTCTTGGGATTTGGTGGGAATAAAGCCGTACGTTTCTGATTCTGGTGCATAGGAGAATATACATAGTGAAGATGTTGACGCAAATTGTAAAATGGATGGGGAATCGACAGGGTATAGCTGTGAGATTGAAAGTACATGATACGACATTGTGTTTCGTCAACTGTCGTAcgtccttcccctcctctttccctttcaccATGCTGACCCTCTCCCCTGTCCTCCCAAATCTCACTCAACAAAAATAGACATGGCAGCATTCACATCCGCCCTCGATCGTCGTCGACAAGACTACCAAATCCTCCGCTTGGGCCTCAACTTTCCTCGACCCTTATCGAGCGCTTCCCTCACGTCTGCACCGCTTTCGAGCTCTTCGACCGTTTCTATCTCTGTCCCTCCAACCTCTTCTGCATCTTCTGTATCTTCTGGTACCCTTACTTCAGGTGCCGGAACTGGAGCTGGCACTGGAACCACCGGGGCTGCGGAATCCGGGGTTACCGGTCAAAGTAAAGAAGAGGCCAAGTTGGAAGAACAAGCAGAAACGATCAACCCCGTATTCGAAGAGTTTTGGCCAGAAGTAAAGGATAAACTGTTAACCCTCGAAGACTGCCATCTACTCGTATGTCCCCAAATTCCCTtttcccccctcccccccaAACCTGAAATCTCAAGGAAAGCTCGCTCACACTTAACCTCTAACCTTTGTCTCCGTctgtttttcttttctttcccttttctaTTTGTAGTTTTGGATGGGCGATCTCAACTTCCGAGTGGACCTCCCCGATGGAGAAGTACGGAAATTGGTTGAGAATAAAGATTGGGCTGGGATGCTTGTTCGGGATCAGGTAcgtttttttctttcccatcttccttctctacCTTTCCACCCCGCCCCACCCCGTAATTGGGCTatttttctccttttgccgatggaaggaaaatgTCGTTTGGAACTCATTTGAAAATGATTAGTTGAAGAATGATATCAAAGAAGGTAAATCATTTGTTGGGTtcgaagaagctgagaTCACTTTCCCGCCGTAAGTCATTCTTCTCATTCAATTTTCCCAAGCTGGCCTTTTGCTTtgtttcccttcttttgtaCTGACTGACGCTCTCTCCGGCCCCGGCCATGTTGCGTGGGACGAAATAGCACATTCAAATACGTCCACGGATCTAGCACCCTCGACACCAAGCGTTCTCCCGCTTACACCGACCGTATCCTCtactctttcccttcccccacttccacctcatccacccctctttccccatgTGTACCCCTCTCCGTCAAAAAAGGGGAATATACATCACACGAAGAACTGAAATGGTCAGACCACAGACCTGTGAGCTGTGTTTTTGAAGTAGGAGTGAGGAAAGTGGACgccgagaagaggagagaggaatcGAGGCGGGCGCAAAAGGAGTTGGATAGGCTTGAGGAAGTTTGGAGGCCGAGTTTGGAGATCAAGGTTCTCCCGGAATCACGGGACGCAAAGACGGACGAGGAGGGCAATGCCAAAaatgagaaagaggaggtgAGGCAGGAAGACCAGGGAGGGATACATTTTGGACAAGTGAGGTgcagggaaaagaaggaaaggatggtgaagCTGAGGAATGGGGGGAAAGTACCAGCCAGCTGGAGTTTCAGAAAAGCAGGTACTGGGAGAGATATATGTGAGTTTCTGCACCTCTTTATTGACCGCTATGGAATTTGGGAGAGCTGACCTATGAGGTTCTGTCCGCTAGGCAAACCGTTCCTCTGGCCATTCCCTTCTTCGGGCAGGGTGGAACCtggtgaggagatggtATTGACCATCGTTTTGGATGTGAATGAGGAGTGGGCCGCCAAGTTGAGcttgggagaggaagacgggAATGACGTCCTCGTTTTGCAAGTAGAGGGGGGCAAGGACACCGTAGGTATCACCCTTTGTCAGGGGGCTAAAGCTGAACAGCTGGCATAGTTTATTACTGTCCAGTCtattttccttccttcaatCATTTCTCTCCCCCTCACATTCCTCTCGgcgcttccttctcccattcGAGACTTATCTCTGTCCGAACGCAAATCGCTTTTCCGTTCGCTGCTCGAAACAGCTGAAAAACAAACCGCAACCAACGACAAGGACGCGGCGGCTGTTGGCTCTACCCCATTCAAACCCGTCAAAGAAATTTGGACGCTGTTGGAATACCTCATGGCAAAcccaccttctctttccacctGGTGCCGGCCTTCTCTCTACACGtcctcattctcttcctctgctcACTCTGCTGGTATCCAGACGATCATGGAACATCTCAACACTTTACCCTCTaccatccctctcccccccGATGTACCGCACCTCATCCCACCAACGCTGATCTACTTGCTTTCATCTATCCCTGGAGGTCTCCTGCCAGAGCGCGTGCAAGCGCAGATCGAACGAAATGGTGTAGAAGACAGAGATGCAGCGTTCGGGGTGTTGGAAGgagtgaagatggtgagcACGAATACGTTGATTGGGTTGGTGAGCGTTGTGAGGCTTTGTTTGGGACAAGTAATGGGAGCGCAACAAGAAAGTGCGAAAatagaggaggaagaggagagcaAGGAGCATGTTGAACGGGGACGAAAAGCCGACGAGTCCAAGCCGGACTCTGGCGTTGCCGAGGGTAGCGTCAACTCTGCATCCAACCTCGCCACGCCATCCACGCCCGAGTCCAACACGCAAGCCACTAGAAAATCCATCGACCGTTCTTCTTTACTCTCCAATGCAAACAGCAGCGGCAATGACCATGTAAAGCTCGAGTATGCGCAAGAATCAAAGGACGATACCGGCAATCCGGAGCCGGAGGGCGGCGCTTTGTTTGAATtgggcgatgatgaggatgaagacgatgaagggGAAGTAAAGGGAGATGcagagaatgaagaggtagaggtggagggaggaggtgtaccggaaatggaagaagaaagcaagGATCTCTCGGATGAGATCAAGAAAGACAaggcggagaagaatgaaaaggACCTGAAAGCCAAGGACGAACCAACTCTTTCACCCGCCGCGTCTGTCCCCATTACCGAACCAAAGGCTGACCCCAAACCCTCTCTCCAACCTGCCGCCGAGCTCACTCCTTCCAAAGCCAAGCCCAAGATGAAACGAGCCAAATCCCTTGCTGAAGAGTCTCTTGGCGAGGAATCGCCGATTGTGGATGATGTCAATGGCGATCCTGATGGTGATGGTATTGAAAAAAGGAGCGGAAATGTGGAGATTGGAGGCGTGCCGGAGGACCAGGTAAAGAAACTAGATGCAGAAGCTTTAGAGACTCCGAAAGCGCAGGGTCGTTTGCCTGCGGGTACGGCGAGTGCAGCTGCAGGTGCTGCaaccaaggaagaagaggtcaGCACGATCGACAAACTCGGTAAGTTGCACACTTCCcccccctttcctttccaatctctttttctttttcttgaaCCCTAGCTGACACGGTGTGATTTTCACAAAATAGTGGACGTGCTCTGCCCTGCCGTATTCGGTCGCGTACAAGTTTCGGCAGTTGGtagggaaaggagaaagaagttTATCAAGCTTTTGCTCGAGGGATAAAAAAACTAGATGGACGCTGCCTTTCACTTTGTGATTTTCTCCTATTGGAACTTTTAAAAAACAAAAATTGGCTACTGTGTGAATAGACTGTTCAAGATGGAATGGGGTATTGTATGAGATGTACATCCTTGATACCACACCGATGTGGAAATCCAACATGTGGTGCACATAGGGTGAAGcggcttcatcatcctcgacTGACCGTTCTGGACTACATGACAGTTttgcattttcttttcaattTCGTGATCTAGTTCTTTCTACGATTGTTCCGTTCAGTTTTCTTTGTATGaccaagaaaaagaaaaaaagatatTGCGCTACATCCGaatctttttcttttctttcattctgTTTTCCCACTCCGCTTTCCTTCCCTGTACCCCTGCAAAAGAGACGAGGAAGCGAtaagagatggaggagagaatgCAGGATACACAATGAAAAACACCTATGTCGCACAATGTCCCCCGTCTATCAAGAGGTCTGCACCGGTCATGAAGGAACTTGCGTcagagaggaggaacaCTACCGGCCCTgtagggaagagaagagacgaAGGGGGAGAGGCCGTCAGCGCTAATCGTGCTCCAGCGACCTGT contains:
- a CDS encoding hypothetical protein (HMMPfam hit to Exo_endo_phos, Endonuclease/Exonuclease/phosphatase family, score: 113.4, E(): 5.3e-31) — protein: MSILQRRIPSLGADLQLTTWQRLFRHTHTVVAAHPCRVRAHYNPFLHASAVLVVNKEQQTEAAAVFIITAPEDGKQPDILYIIPIIPSFKHNLEQTPPSPSTSFFHQSAKPHITLFLSCEDTTVELRIAANQSAKIQKFVAELRKYSDLANNTLYPSSLTHAWIGLYPVNPPADEDADAPAVDSGKVIVVDHGEKTENTPTVTPAASNATLPPTTSLSEIPSPTTPTSTSKSPLDKPEVNTTIIKQAEDLQPNPYLPTFSRTSFLRSRLFSSLPNWSSSVPIKIRTVSYNVNDKVPPKGTLELKGLVGGDDEERSDLIVVGLQEADLRSQALLISQGNSRADSWETALFAGLGDKAGEYEKLVMTQYVGVVMIILVRKSLRPHISRVESSERGIGLLGFGGNKAGIAVRLKVHDTTLCFVNCHMAAFTSALDRRRQDYQILRLGLNFPRPLSSASLTSAPLSSSSTVSISVPPTSSASSVSSGTLTSGAGTGAGTGTTGAAESGVTGQSKEEAKLEEQAETINPVFEEFWPEVKDKLLTLEDCHLLFWMGDLNFRVDLPDGEVRKLVENKDWAGMLVRDQLKNDIKEGKSFVGFEEAEITFPPTFKYVHGSSTLDTKRSPAYTDRILYSFPSPTSTSSTPLSPCVPLSVKKGEYTSHEELKWSDHRPVSCVFEVGVRKVDAEKRREESRRAQKELDRLEEVWRPSLEIKVLPESRDAKTDEEGNAKNEKEEVRQEDQGGIHFGQVRCREKKERMVKLRNGGKVPASWSFRKAGTGRDICKPFLWPFPSSGRVEPGEEMVLTIVLDVNEEWAAKLSLGEEDGNDVLVLQVEGGKDTFITVQSIFLPSIISLPLTFLSALPSPIRDLSLSERKSLFRSLLETAEKQTATNDKDAAAVGSTPFKPVKEIWTLLEYLMANPPSLSTWCRPSLYTSSFSSSAHSAGIQTIMEHLNTLPSTIPLPPDVPHLIPPTLIYLLSSIPGGLLPERVQAQIERNGVEDRDAAFGVLEGVKMVSTNTLIGLVSVVRLCLGQVMGAQQESAKIEEEEESKEHVERGRKADESKPDSGVAEGSVNSASNLATPSTPESNTQATRKSIDRSSLLSNANSSGNDHVKLEYAQESKDDTGNPEPEGGALFELGDDEDEDDEGEVKGDAENEEVEVEGGGVPEMEEESKDLSDEIKKDKAEKNEKDLKAKDEPTLSPAASVPITEPKADPKPSLQPAAELTPSKAKPKMKRAKSLAEESLGEESPIVDDVNGDPDGDGIEKRSGNVEIGGVPEDQVKKLDAEALETPKAQGRLPAGTASAAAGAATKEEEVSTIDKLVDVLCPAVFGRVQVSAVGRERRKKFIKLLLEG